From a single Agrobacterium tumefaciens genomic region:
- the cobW gene encoding cobalamin biosynthesis protein CobW — translation MSTLLDRVPCTIVTGFLGAGKTTLLRGLLEKLDGKRLAIIVNEFGDIGIDGEILKGCGIESCPEENIVELANGCICCTVADDFQPAIEQILSRQPKVEHILIETSGLALPKPLVQAFQWPAIKSRVTVDAVVAVVDGAALAEGQVAHDMEALAAQRANDEALDHDDPVEEVFEDQVACADLIVLTKADLLDDAGLDKAKAHILEHLPKAAKIVVASNGAIDPAVLIGLGLAVEEDIENRRTHHDGAFDHEHDDFDSFVIDLPAVSDPEALAARIAETAAAENVLRIKGFIEVSAKPMRLQVQAVGSRVNHYYDRPWAVGEERRSRLVIIGEKGINREKIERMLAA, via the coding sequence ATGAGCACCCTTCTGGACCGCGTTCCCTGCACCATCGTTACCGGCTTTCTGGGGGCTGGAAAAACCACGCTGCTGCGCGGCCTTCTCGAAAAGCTGGATGGCAAGCGGCTCGCCATCATTGTCAATGAATTCGGCGATATCGGCATCGATGGGGAAATCCTGAAGGGCTGCGGCATTGAAAGCTGCCCGGAAGAAAACATCGTCGAACTGGCCAATGGCTGCATCTGCTGCACGGTGGCGGATGATTTCCAACCCGCTATCGAACAGATTTTGAGCCGCCAGCCGAAGGTGGAGCATATCCTCATCGAAACGTCCGGCCTCGCCCTGCCGAAGCCGCTGGTGCAGGCCTTCCAGTGGCCGGCGATCAAGAGCCGCGTGACGGTGGATGCAGTGGTGGCCGTGGTGGATGGCGCCGCCCTTGCCGAAGGACAGGTCGCCCACGACATGGAAGCGCTTGCCGCCCAGCGGGCCAATGACGAGGCGCTCGACCACGATGATCCGGTGGAGGAAGTTTTCGAGGATCAGGTCGCCTGCGCCGATCTTATCGTGTTGACCAAGGCCGATCTTCTCGATGATGCCGGTCTCGACAAGGCGAAGGCCCATATCCTTGAGCATCTGCCGAAGGCGGCGAAGATCGTCGTCGCTTCGAATGGCGCCATCGACCCTGCCGTGCTGATCGGCCTGGGTCTTGCGGTGGAAGAGGATATTGAAAACCGCCGCACGCATCATGATGGCGCGTTTGACCATGAACACGACGATTTCGACAGCTTCGTCATCGACCTGCCGGCCGTGAGCGATCCGGAAGCGCTGGCGGCCCGCATCGCCGAGACGGCGGCTGCGGAAAATGTTTTGCGTATCAAGGGTTTCATCGAGGTTTCCGCCAAGCCGATGCGCCTGCAGGTGCAGGCTGTCGGTAGCCGCGTCAATCATTATTACGACCGTCCATGGGCGGTGGGTGAGGAGCGCCGCAGCCGGCTCGTTATCATTGGTGAAAAGGGCATCAACCGCGAAAAGATCGAACGGATGCTGGCCGCCTGA